GGAACCACTGGATGAGACAACCAGCTTGTTACCAATCCCAGAACAAGAGGAAATCGGTGACCTCGAGGTCGAGTATCACAAACACAATCTGGCGTTGCCCAAGCTACCCATTTTAACTTCGCTATGGCTGGGAAGCTTCATCAGTTCTCTGGACGGCACAGTCGTTGCGAACATTATGAACAGGGTCGCTGAAGAGTTTGCTGAATCTGACAGGAAGCAATGGATTGCGACCAGCTTTCTGTTAACCAACACTGCGTTTCAGCCGCTTTACGGCAAGCTTTCTGATGTGACAGGGAGAAAGTTTGCCCTTTTGACTGCCTACACGTTCTTTGGACTGGGTTGTCTTCTCACCTGCTTTGCTCGAAATGTGACTGAGTTTGCCGTTGCCCGGGCAATTTGCGGTATTGGCGGCGGTGGAATCAATGCTTGCAGTAGCATCACTGTGAGTGACATCTGTACCGCGAAGGAGCGCGGTATCTACCAAGGCTACGCCAATATTGTGTTCGGATTGGGTCAAATGCTAGGCGCCCCGATCGGAGGACTGTTCATAGACACCGTTGGCTGGAGGGCCATCTTTGGCATCCAAGTGCCAGTCATTCTGTTGAGCGCCATCCTGGCTTTCAAAAACGTAAACATCAAGTTAAGCCACGTTCCTCCGGTCCGCTACAGGTTTACTCGCAAGAACTTGTCGCGTATCGACTTTCTAGGCTCTCTGACATTGGCGTTGAGCATATGTGGTTTGCTACTTATCTGCTCCACTgatttgaacaagaaagCCCTTGCCGTGCTCACCGGTGCGGCTTTTGCCCTCTTCCTCTGGGTTGAATTGTGCTTTGCCACCGAGGCAATCTTGCCCTTCAAGCTACTGAGCGGTTCCTTCGGGCTGGCCTCCGTGGCCACGGTTTGCTCCTCCTTTATCATCTTTGGTGACATTTTCAGATCTCCCATCTACCTGCAGCTGATCCACGACATCAGCGTCACGCAGACGGGTTTATTTCTGATCTTCCCGTCCATTGCCGTCGCCGCTGGCTCGTTGGCGGCGGGATACGTCCTGCGCCACAGCAAGATGCAGCTGGACCGCTGCGCCTATCTGATAGTTCTGTTCGGCATCGCGTTCCAGCTACTCGGCCTGACAGCGAACTACTACCTGGTCAGCATCGTGGAGCCTGCGCTTTCCACGCACGGGGAGCACTCCGTCGCTGCGGCTGCCGTCCGCTTCGCCTCGCAGTCGTTTTCCTGGAAGATCCTGTTTGTGCTCGACAGCGTGCTGGTCGGCTTCGGCTACGCGTGCCTGCTCGTGGCGACCCTGGTCAGCATCGTCTTCTCGATCGAAAAGTCGCAGCAGGCCACCATGACGGGCATCTTCTACCTGTGGAGGTCGATCGGCAACGTGCTAGGCGCCTCGCTGACCCTCGTTATCTTCGACAAGAGTCTCGCCCGCTCGCTGTGGCACTACATGTTCCACTCCGACGGCGTGTCCTACGACTTCACCGCCGACGAGTACTACGAGCTGCTGAGCGACACCAGCTACCTGAGATCGCACTTCCCGCCCAAGATCCTCAGAGGCCTGCTTGCCGTCTACCGGACGGCGTTCCAAGTCTCCTTCTGGCCCAACATCGGGCTGGCGATCGCGGGCCTCGCCGCGTcctgcttcctcatcagaaCAGTTCCAAAAACTACGTAGCCGTTATACATAGAGCTCGACCGCCGGCAGGATGTCTTCGATGCTGTCGCGGCTCGCGTCGAACCGCTGCAGCGCCTCGACGCTGATCCCCCATCTCTCGCACTCGCGCAAAGACCTCTCGCCAAAGAACCCGCCGTAACCACACCCCAGGAAGTGCATGATCAGCACGTTCTGCAGCTCGCGCGAGAACAGCTTCGCCGGCAGTGCGAACACCCGCAACGCAAACACCATGCTCTTGCAGGCGACCTCCGAGGGCACCCCAGCGTAGCCTGTCGCCAGCCCGGGCACCACCAGCGTCTGCACGTCCGCCGGACAGCTCACCAACGCGTTCCACATCGCATCAAACACGCGCGAGTAGCCAGTTGCCACACACCTGCGACGATCGTAAACAGATCGGCAAGGCGCTACCATCGTCGGAACATGCACCACGTACCGCACCGCTCCACACGAAAACCCGCCGCCAAGCTCCACCGCGGTCGCGCTCCCGACGGGATAGTACCGCTCGTGGAGCTTAGCTCTGAACCAGGTCTCAAACGGCTCTCCGCCAAGCTGCTGACACAACGCCTGGTCGAACCCGCCGCCAAGGAACCCGAACGAGTTCCCCGGCGACACCACGGCGACCGAGCCACCGCACTCGCGCTCCAGAAGCGCTCCCAGCGTGCCATGGTACACCGACACGCTGAGGTCCCCGCAGCGGGACGTCAGCATTCTACGCCAGCCGTCGCAGACGGCTTCGCTGGTGTCGCACAGAACTATCCTAGCCAGCCTCCCGTCCATTCGACCTGGCACAAGCTACAACGTTTACCCCAACTTTGACGGTTTCTTTTTGACGTCGACAAGGTATAAATACCAGGCAACCTGCAAGCAAGTTGACAGTCATTGTCTACGCCTCTAGGGGTCTGGTCCAGTGGGTTGAGCCGTCGAGCAGCGTTGATCGCAGACGACGCCGGGACTGGTAGCAGGCAGAAAAATTTGGACGATGTGGAGGGTTTTGGAAGTTGGcagggaagaagaggcgTCTCTTTACCGGGTGGACAAGTACAAGGTCAGGTTCACGTTCGTTGCGTTTGCGGTGCTGGTTTTGCATCAGACGATTGATTTTATCCTGGACGTTCTCGGGACGTGAAGCTATGCAGTTGCTGTTTCGCAGATGGCTAGTGTCTGGTATCGAAGCGATACCGCGGGCAGCCCCAGACAGGATTCTCGGGCTCACAGAGCAGTTTGCTAGCGACAGTTGCAGGAATAAGGTGAATCTTACGGTGGG
Above is a genomic segment from Torulaspora globosa chromosome 1, complete sequence containing:
- the PDL32 gene encoding putative ADP-ribose 1''-phosphate phosphatase (ancestral locus Anc_2.474) → MDGRLARIVLCDTSEAVCDGWRRMLTSRCGDLSVSVYHGTLGALLERECGGSVAVVSPGNSFGFLGGGFDQALCQQLGGEPFETWFRAKLHERYYPVGSATAVELGGGFSCGAVRYVVHVPTMVAPCRSVYDRRRCVATGYSRVFDAMWNALVSCPADVQTLVVPGLATGYAGVPSEVACKSMVFALRVFALPAKLFSRELQNVLIMHFLGCGYGGFFGERSLRECERWGISVEALQRFDASRDSIEDILPAVELYV
- the VBA1 gene encoding Vba1p (ancestral locus Anc_2.473), with translation MEPLDETTSLLPIPEQEEIGDLEVEYHKHNLALPKLPILTSLWLGSFISSLDGTVVANIMNRVAEEFAESDRKQWIATSFLLTNTAFQPLYGKLSDVTGRKFALLTAYTFFGLGCLLTCFARNVTEFAVARAICGIGGGGINACSSITVSDICTAKERGIYQGYANIVFGLGQMLGAPIGGLFIDTVGWRAIFGIQVPVILLSAILAFKNVNIKLSHVPPVRYRFTRKNLSRIDFLGSLTLALSICGLLLICSTDLNKKALAVLTGAAFALFLWVELCFATEAILPFKLLSGSFGLASVATVCSSFIIFGDIFRSPIYLQLIHDISVTQTGLFLIFPSIAVAAGSLAAGYVLRHSKMQLDRCAYLIVLFGIAFQLLGLTANYYLVSIVEPALSTHGEHSVAAAAVRFASQSFSWKILFVLDSVLVGFGYACLLVATLVSIVFSIEKSQQATMTGIFYLWRSIGNVLGASLTLVIFDKSLARSLWHYMFHSDGVSYDFTADEYYELLSDTSYLRSHFPPKILRGLLAVYRTAFQVSFWPNIGLAIAGLAASCFLIRTVPKTT